One region of Primulina tabacum isolate GXHZ01 chromosome 1, ASM2559414v2, whole genome shotgun sequence genomic DNA includes:
- the LOC142543473 gene encoding protease Do-like 1, chloroplastic, with translation MAALASSFSSSTPKLSSTVNSIPNFLISKPRNLARRSSWPSPVVVSAIREKFTPKLELVSRESLKKVVDSFFVLCASAALSVSVLVMDVDSVSALVVSTPRKLQSDELATVRLFQENTPSVVYITNLASRQDSFTLDILEVPQGSGSGFVWDSQGHVVTNYHVIRGASDLKVTLADQSVYDAKVIGFDPDKDVAVLHIDAPKDKLRPMPIGVSADLLVGQKVYAIGNPFGLDHTLTTGVISGLQREISSAATGRPIQNVIQTDAAINPGNSGGPLLDSSGNLIGINTAIYSPSGASSGVGFSIPIDTVGGIVDQLVKFGKVTRPILGVKFAPDQSVEQLGVSGVLVLDAPSNGPAGKAGLRSTKRDSYGRLILGDIITSINGKKVSNGSDLYRIMDQCKVGDKVTIEVLRGDHLEKVPVILEPKPDET, from the exons ATGGCTGCTCTTGCTTCTTCTTTCTCCTCTTCCACTCCCAAGTTGTCTTCAACTGTTAATTCAATCCCCAATTTCTTGATCTCGAAACCTCGGAATCTTGCGAGGCGCTCAAGTTGGCCCTCTCCGGTGGTTGTTTCTGCAATCCGCGAGAAATTTACACCGAAACTGGAACTGGTTTCTCGGGAGAGCTTGAAAAAGGTCGTGGATTCATTCTTCGTGCTTTGTGCATCGGCTGCTTTGTCCGTTTCTGTTCTCGTGATGGATGTTGATTCAGTGTCGGCTTTGGTGGTCAGTACGCCTAGGAAATTGCAGTCCGATGAACTTGCCACAGTTCGTCTTTTTCAAGAGAACACTCCCTCGGTTGTTTACATTACTAATCTTGCCTCCAg GCAGGATTCGTTTACATTGGATATATTGGAGGTGCCTCAGGGATCGGGATCAGGATTTGTATGGGATTCGCAGGGTCACGTTGTGACTAATTATCATGTGATTCGGGGTGCATCCGATCTCAA GGTTACCCTTGCAGACCAGAGTGTATATGACGCAAAAGTTATTGGGTTTGATCCAGATAAGGATGTTGCTGTCCTGCATATTGATGCACCAAAAGACAAGTTGAGACCAATGCCAATAGGAGTTTCTGCAGACTTACTTGTTGGTCAAAAAGTATATGCAATTGGAAATCCT TTTGGGCTGGACCATACACTGACAACTGGCGTCATAAG TGGGCTTCAGAgggaaatcagttcagctgcaACTGGCCGTCCAATTCAGAACGTCATCCAGACTGATGCTGCAATTAATCCTGGTAATAGTGGAGGACCACTTCTTGATAGTTCTGGGAATCTTATAGGGATAAATACAGCTATATACTCCCCTTCTGGCGCTTCATCTGGAGTTGGGTTTTCAATTCCGATTGACACT GTTGGTGGCATTGTCGATCAATTGGTAAAGTTTGGGAAAGTCACCAGACCAATATTGGGTGTTAAGTTTGCACCTGATCAATCAGTGGAGCAACTGGGAGTTAGTGGGGTTCTTGTCTTGGATGCTCCATCAAATGGACCAGCAGGAAAAGCA GGTCTTCGATCTACAAAACGTGATTCTTATGGCAGACTCATTTTGGGTGATATAATTACATCCATTAATGGGAAGAAGGTTTCCAATGGCAGTGACTTGTACAGAATAATGGACCAGTGCAAAGTAGGTGATAAG